In one window of Arachis ipaensis cultivar K30076 chromosome B06, Araip1.1, whole genome shotgun sequence DNA:
- the LOC110263902 gene encoding uncharacterized protein LOC110263902 yields the protein MSDAKQSSTAQTRRGWRKGKMGLSNASEGKKVKFQYPKCKCGSYAIMQGSATAKNPDMIFLGCCHYRTERPHCNYFIWLDELISCHFVHEKDIDVDGRMMMLENRFEQLEHKVDLAIEEK from the exons ATGAGTGATGCAAAGCAATCCTCAACCGCTCAAACCCGTCGTGGTTGGAGGAAGGGTAAGATGGGTTTGAGTAATGCTAGTGAAGGGAAGAAGGTGAAGTTTCAATACCCTAAATGCAAGTGTGGAAGTTATGCAATCATGCAAGGATCTGCAACTGCCAAGAACCCAGACATGATCTTTCTCGGTTGCTGTCACTATCGT ACAGAACGACCTCACTGCAACTACTTCATATGGCTAGATGAGCTGATTTCTTGTCATTTTGTACACGAGAAAGACATTGATGTAGATGGAAGAATGATGATGCTAGAGAACAGATTTGAGCAATTGGAGCACAAAGTTGATTTGgcaattgaagaaaaataa